The Henckelia pumila isolate YLH828 chromosome 2, ASM3356847v2, whole genome shotgun sequence genome includes a window with the following:
- the LOC140884528 gene encoding F-box protein At3g07870-like — MLKTKKLKELLHNNEIEENKHGNDGGDSVLVSLLDLPESVMVDITLRLPKETILCCRLVCKQWLNMISELPFPNIHQDKLFSGSALLVVNGNNTFELLNFSANDDDIGDNVRPTRCAVTFDLPKKGQLRVIDSCNGLICLSHTCSDDNNVTLFVANPILGECVALPKPRRVKRQCLASYAFGFSPCKQQYEVLSIISELFISHPNEERGEICVLGIDSTWKSVGNLPFPDDERFVTVDGAFHWLAVSPQCRDHIYSLNIVGVELQKISLPAPLCGVQSWMTLGVLFDHLCVVKSMTQCASSVIDIWLMKLYGNPLSWTKQYTLQLNCPMGFPARAWKNEEVAVWRSIHCPLRSHSLARDRFIQIEVSNHHRYVFEAVTYIPSLISLKNVMMGKHYIHRWVE; from the coding sequence ATGCTGAAAACGAAAAAGCTCAAGGAACTGCTTCATAATAATGAAATAGAAGAGAATAAACATGGTAATGATGGAGGAGATAGTGTTCTGGTCTCTTTGCTTGATTTACCTGAGTCTGTCATGGTTGACATTACATTGAGACTTCCAAAAGAGACCATCTTGTGTTGTAGGCTTGTCTGCAAACAATGGTTAAACATGATCTCAGAACTTCCTTTTCCCAACATACACCAGGATAAATTGTTCTCCGGCAGTGCGCTTCTTGTTGTGAATGGAAATAATACATTCGAGTTGCTGAATTTCTCAGCAAATGATGATGATATTGGAGATAATGTAAGGCCTACAAGATGCGCAGTCACTTTTGATCTTCCCAAAAAGGGTCAATTAAGAGTGATCGATTCATGTAATGGTCTTATTTGTTTATCTCATACCTGTTCTGATGATAACAATGTCACTCTTTTTGTTGCTAACCCCATTCTTGGAGAATGTGTAGCTCTCCCGAAACCAAGAAGAGTAAAACGACAGTGCTTAGCGTCTTATGCCTTTGGTTTTAGTCCATGCAAGCAACAGTATGAAGTTTTAAGCATTATTAGTGAGCTTTTTATATCCCATCCTAATGAGGAAAGAGGGGAGATTTGTGTCCTTGGAATTGATAGCACATGGAAATCAGTTGGCAATCTGCCGTTTCCGGATGATGAAAGATTTGTGACTGTAGACGGGGCTTTTCATTGGTTGGCTGTGAGTCCTCAATGCCGTGATCATATTTACTCCCTTAACATTGTAGGAGTGGAACTCCAAAAAATATCATTACCTGCACCTCTATGTGGGGTACAGAGTTGGATGACCTTGGGGGTTTTATTCGACCATCTATGTGTGGTCAAAAGCATGACGCAATGTGCATCTTCTGTGATTGATATCTGGTTGATGAAACTTTATGGAAACCCTTTGAGTTGGACAAAACAGTATACGTTGCAATTGAACTGTCCAATGGGTTTTCCTGCTAGAGCTTGGAAGAATGAAGAAGTTGCGGTTTGGAGAAGCATACATTGTCCCCTTCGTTCTCATAGTCTTGCAAGAGACAGATTTATACAAATTGAAGTTTCCAATCACCACCGATATGTCTTTGAAGCTGTTACGTATATACCATCCTTAATTTCTCTGAAGAATGTTATGATGGGTAAGCACTACATCCACAGATGGGTTGAGTAA